A region from the uncultured Sunxiuqinia sp. genome encodes:
- a CDS encoding sugar phosphate isomerase/epimerase translates to MKDRREFLKISALGSLGMVLLNSCGGAAAGDVDRKKYGVGIQLYTIRDAMNADLKGSLKKLSDLGYKNVELAGYSDGNFYGLKPNEFKKIIDDLDMEIISSHTMVEAAGVTLDNAKIMADSHAEIGVKYCIQPWVNAEDRQIDTYKRMIGDWNKVGEIMKDSGIQFGYHNHNFEFKNIDGVVPYYDVFIPEMDKDLITLELDLFWASKAGQDPVEMFEKYPGRFQLLHLKDMKTHEEPFFEVQKDDVTNVGDGVIDFKRILAAKETAGVKYTFVEDDNQGNGKPFEGVGASIENLTTDILV, encoded by the coding sequence ATGAAGGATCGTAGAGAATTCCTTAAAATTTCGGCTTTAGGATCACTGGGAATGGTGTTGTTAAACTCTTGCGGCGGAGCAGCTGCTGGCGACGTTGATCGCAAAAAATATGGCGTTGGCATACAGTTGTATACCATTCGTGATGCCATGAATGCAGATCTGAAGGGGTCATTAAAAAAGCTTTCAGATTTGGGCTACAAGAATGTTGAACTTGCCGGCTATTCTGATGGAAATTTTTACGGTTTAAAACCAAACGAGTTTAAAAAGATCATCGATGATTTGGATATGGAAATTATTAGCAGTCACACCATGGTTGAAGCTGCAGGTGTGACACTTGACAATGCTAAAATAATGGCCGATTCTCATGCCGAAATTGGTGTAAAATATTGTATTCAGCCATGGGTTAATGCAGAGGATCGACAAATTGACACTTACAAGCGAATGATTGGTGACTGGAACAAAGTTGGTGAAATTATGAAAGATAGCGGTATTCAATTCGGCTATCATAATCACAACTTCGAATTTAAAAATATTGATGGAGTTGTTCCTTATTACGATGTCTTTATTCCGGAAATGGACAAAGACCTGATTACATTGGAGCTTGATTTATTTTGGGCATCAAAGGCCGGGCAAGATCCGGTTGAAATGTTTGAAAAATATCCCGGGCGTTTCCAGTTGCTGCACCTGAAAGATATGAAAACACATGAAGAGCCGTTTTTTGAAGTGCAAAAAGATGACGTTACAAACGTGGGTGATGGAGTGATTGACTTTAAACGCATTCTGGCCGCCAAAGAAACTGCCGGAGTGAAATACACCTTTGTTGAAGATGATAACCAGGGGAATGGGAAACCTTTTGAGGGTGTGGGTGCAAGCATTGAAAACCTAACGACTGATATTTTAGTTTAA
- a CDS encoding glycyl-radical enzyme activating protein has product MNGTIFDIKRFAVHDGSGIRTTTFLKGCPLKCQWCHNPESIDKNPVCIEKTVQLNGRKFTDNETIGYQISSDELMDELLKEQVFMEESGGGVTFSGGEPLLQHEFLVEILQKCQALGIHTIVDTTLFANWSVIEKIARHTDVFLVDLKIMNDQQHQFYTGVSNKTILENIRRLTNNGNLLHIRIPMIPGVSTSEENVTKSIEFLQTLKHPFGRVDLLPFHNTAKEKYKRFHMENHFVEEHSLKKEELETIKKQFENAGFTVQLGG; this is encoded by the coding sequence ATGAATGGGACTATTTTTGATATTAAACGCTTTGCAGTGCATGATGGATCTGGCATCCGAACAACGACCTTCCTAAAAGGATGTCCGTTAAAGTGCCAATGGTGCCACAACCCGGAAAGCATTGACAAAAATCCGGTTTGCATTGAAAAAACGGTGCAGCTAAATGGCCGCAAATTCACCGATAATGAGACCATTGGCTATCAAATAAGTTCAGACGAATTGATGGATGAACTTCTTAAAGAGCAGGTTTTCATGGAAGAATCAGGAGGCGGCGTTACCTTCTCGGGAGGAGAGCCATTATTACAACACGAGTTTTTAGTTGAAATACTACAGAAATGTCAAGCCTTAGGAATTCATACAATAGTAGATACCACCTTATTTGCGAACTGGTCGGTCATCGAAAAAATCGCCAGACATACTGATGTGTTTTTGGTCGACCTGAAAATAATGAATGACCAGCAACACCAATTTTACACAGGAGTTTCCAATAAAACGATACTGGAAAACATTCGCCGATTGACTAATAATGGGAATCTGCTACACATCCGTATTCCGATGATTCCGGGAGTGAGTACCTCCGAAGAAAATGTAACCAAAAGTATCGAATTCCTGCAAACTCTAAAACATCCATTCGGTCGAGTCGACTTGCTGCCTTTTCACAATACGGCAAAGGAAAAGTACAAGCGCTTTCATATGGAAAACCATTTCGTTGAAGAGCATTCTTTAAAAAAGGAAGAACTGGAAACAATTAAAAAACAATTTGAAAACGCCGGTTTTACAGTTCAACTAGGAGGTTAA